The Halobacillus ihumii genomic sequence ATGATGGCCTTGCCCCGAACTTTAACAGCTGAGGTATGCTCAGTAAACTGGGCAATCATTACTTCTCCACGATCTAGTTTTTCTGAATGATGGAAGCGAGTGTCTGTGCCTCTGGTCAACCCTATTACGTTCACACCGTCCTCTTCAGCTCTTATTACGAAAAAGTCATTTTCGGATGCTGTCATCAATCTATCCCCTTTCTTCTAGTCATACTATCTCTTATTCCTTTTATTATGTCAAAGATTCGCTCTTTTTGCTATTAAAAAAAGGGTGCTAAAGTTAGCACCCTTTCGGCCCTATGTAGCCATTATTTAACGGCGTCTTTAAGAGCCTTGCCTGGTTTGAAAGCAGGAACTTTGCTTGCGGAAATTTCGATTTCTTCACCTGTTTGTGGGTTACGACCTTTACGAGCCGCGCGCTCACGTACTTCGAAGTTACCGAATCCGATTAGCTGTACTTTCTCACCATCTTTTAGTGATCCCATGATAGATTCAAATACAGAGTCAACTGCTTGAGTTGCATCTTTCTTAGAAAGCTCTGCTTTTTCTGATACAGCGTTAATTAGATCAGTTTTATTCATGACATTCACCTCCTCCCAAGAAGGTTGCTTTCATTCAAGTGAAATTACTTTCACTTAAAATGCTTATTTAACAGTCATCATGTGATGACAAGCCTTATAATAAACGAGTTTGCCACATAATTCAATAGAGAATCGTGTATAAATCGCATAGTAAAGCGATTCTCCTAGTTTTTTAACCGTTTTTGAAGATTGCTTTCAGCAATAACGCACAAAAATTAAAAACCCCCTAAACCTTGTTATATCAAGGTTTAGGGAGGTTTTTAGTGAAATTTACACTTTAAGATTGTATGTTGATGAAAAAATTCATCCAAGCAGATAATTTTTTTCAAAAAAAATTAAAAACGGCCCGCTTAGGAGCCGTTATAGGATAATCGCAATCATTCCGCCAGATCCTTCATTGATGATTCTCTCTAGTGTATCTTTCAATTTGTACCTGGCATTTTCTGGCATAAGTGAAAGTTTTGCTTGAATCCCTTCTCTTACGATAGAGCTTAGAGATCTTCCAAAAATATCCGAATTCCAAATGGAAAGTGGATCTTCTTCAAAGTCCTGCATTAAATAACGAACAAGTTCTTCACTTTGTTTCTCTGTGCCTATAATCGGAGAGAACTCTGATTGTACATCCACTTTAACCATATGGATCGATGGAGCTACCGCTTTTAGCCTGACACCAAATCTTGAGCCTTGTCTAATGATTTCCGGTTCATCCAAGGCCATGTCCTCAAGGGTTGGTGCTGCGATTCCATATCCTGTCTGTTTAACCATTTGCAACGCATCTGCAACTTGATCGTATTCTCGCTTTGCATGCGCAAAGTCCTGCATAATTTCAAGAAGGTGGTCTTTTCCTCTAATTTCTTCTCCAACGATCTCTTTCAATACATGATCATATAAGTGTTCAGGGGCCTGCAAATCAATTTCTGCAACGCCTTCACCCAGATCCATCCCTGAAATATGGGCGCCCGTAATATGCTCATACTGGTCAAAATTTCCGATAACATGATCAACATCACGGAGCCGTTTAATATCCTGTACAGTCTCTTCAATCGCATTTTGTAAATTATTCCGAAGCCAGTGTCTGGAATCAAGTACCATCACCCAGCTAGGTAAATTGACGTTCACCTCTAGAACAGGGAATTCAAACAAGGCTTCACGAAGTACGTTCTGCACATCCTGCTCACGCATGCTTTCCACAGATAAGGCGAGTACTGGGATGTCATATTTCTCAGCCAGTTCCTGTCTGAGTCTTTCTGTGCTTTCATGATGAGGCTGTGCCGAGTTTACGACCATAATAAACGGCTTACCAACTTCACGAAGCTCCTCAACGATCTTTTCCTCTGAGGCGATGTAATCTTCACGGGCAATTTCCCCGATTGTTCCATCCGTTGTGACAGCCACTCCGATCGTAGAGTGCTCCTGAATTACTTTATGTGTACCAATTTCTGCTGCTTCATGAAAAGGTATAGCCTCTTCGTACCATGGTGTATGAACCATTCTAGGTCCATGTTCATCCTCATAGCCAACTGCTCCATCTACCGCATAGCCCACACAGTCTACCATTCTTACTCGAATGTCTAAGTGTTCATCGATATTAATTGTGGCAGCCTGATTAGGTACAAATTTAGGCTCTGTTGTCATAATTGTTTTACCGGCCGCACTCTGAGGAAGTTCATCCAGAGCTCGCTCTCTTTCCGATTCTTCTTCCATATTTGGGATGACTACAAGTTCCATGAATTTTTTTATAAACGTCGATTTTCCTGTGCGTACAGCACCGACTACCCCTAAATAAATATCTCCATTCGTCCGTTTGGAAATATCGCTAAAGATATCTACCTTCTCCAAAGGATCCCCTCCCAGATAATATTTCACCTCATACAAGCCTGGACACTCTCATTCTATGACTGGTTGCTATCGGATTATGCCAGATATTTTAGAAGTTATCTATATTTATTAGATGGAGGGGCGAATCATGCACAATTGATTAAGCTTGTGATAAACAAATTCACTTTTCCATGAAACGAATCTCGCAGTCATATAAAAGAAGCTGGGACGAATTTGAATTAAACATAAAGTAACCCGAACTATTTTATCAAAATTAGTTCGGGTTATTTGTGTGTCAAGAAAGGACTTTCTACCATCGCTGCGTCAAAACACTTCGCTTTCCGCGGCCCTCGCGCGTAGTGGGGTCGTTCGGTGTTGGCACATGCCCCACACGATGTGGGGTAGTTCGGCGTTGAAACAGGACGTTTCGATTTTAGCCGAACTTCCTCTTTCCCCGTTTTTAACCGAACATCCTCTAAAAGACGATCTTCCTCAGGCTGTCGCCTTACGGGATCTCACCATGTACTTTAGTCCCGCAGGAGTCTCCGCATTTTGACTACGCTAATTATCCGCGTTTATACTATTCAATTTTATTGTTCGATTTTTGGCATCATTGCTTTATATATGTCCCAGCCTCTTTAAGAAAATTATGATGGAAGTTGAGACATAAAGATAGGCTCGCCATTTTTTATGGTATATGGTTCAGAATAGGCCGGAGCAAATGGGGCATAATCTGTAAGTAAATATCGGATGTCGTCCCCTGTAGTATAGTTGTGATCTTTATTACGTATATATTCATACAAATCTTTTCTATAATCAATGAAGAGTTTTCCACGCTCATTAATGTAAATCGGCAGCATCTGTTGAGAATAAGGGCTATCTACGGCAGGCGGTTCGTCAAGCCCCAATGCTTCATAATCCAAGCTATAGACTCCCTTTGCAATCTGTTCCTTAAAGGGCGGGTATTTATGTTCTTGCTGATAAAACCGAACCTTTGTTTTCAATGAACGAATAGCTTCTGATGTTCGCAAATCAACCAATTTCACTGTTGGATTCTCTTCAGGAGTGATCAATGTGTATTCATAGTTACCTCCATTGATAAATGCGGTTCCAGGTGCCTCACCGATCAGGCCTTTTTGCTGAAGTTTGCTAAAGTCTATCGGATACTTTAAGAAGATAGGAGTATCCTGGTCTTTAGTTTTAATCGGCAACAATCCTGATTCCTGCTTTTTGTACTGGTCAACAGCTTTTTGAATCGCATTTAATTGCGCCTGATTGGGCATCTGATTCTTCTCTAGCTTTGAATCTGGATATAAACAGCCTGTTAATAAAAAAGCGATTAGAGGTATTATCATCAACTTTAAAATATTCATATGGTTGACCTCCTTATTACCATTATGTCGTTGGACCACTAAATACAATATACATAATTACAATTCCGCCAAAAATCATAAATAAGTAGGCGAAAATTCCAGTAATTATAGAAAACAGCCCTTTAGACTTGTAGCGACTTATGTAAATCAGTCCTATTGCAATAAATAAAGAAAGTATTCCAGCGAACGATATGTACATCTTTAACATGGATAAAGACATGCTATTTCCTCCTATACTCATAAGCACTCTGAGGTATTATATCATAGGTTATCCATCGAGCGTAGACAAAAAAAATCCGGAGCTTTTAAAAGCTCCGGCACGACTAAATAATTCCCCATTTAGCTCTTTCATAATAAAAGCTACGGGTTATTGTATGCGTCTTAGCAAGGGACCGCCTCCTAAAAGCGCCTACATATTACTATCCTTTTAAAAATTTACTAAGCGTATTCATATCCAGAGGCATATTTTGCTTAACAATTGCCTCCACAATTTTGTCTTCTTTTTGTTTTGAAACAGGCTTACCAGCAATAGATGATAACTGCTTGACTAATTGGCGGACTGTTTTTTCATCAGTAAAGTCAGCATGCTTTACAGAGTCCGCCACTTTATAAACATCATCGGGGTTGATGTTTGCTTTCTTTTGCAAATGATCAAAGATATTCTTCTGAAAACCGCTCATTATTTTGACCTCCTCGTGCAATTGTTTCTTGGTAGTATATGCACGAGAAGAGCGATGTGTTAGTTATTCATTTGATCATCTAGAATATTTGTTAAGTCCTCCATTTCACGACGTCGAATTCGAGTCATTAGCTGAGTCACGACATCTTTGGGATCAGCTTCTTCAAATAAGACACTGTAAATCCCAGTTGTTATCGGCATATCTACATTCTGTGTTTTGGAAAGCTGAAAAGCTGCTTTCGTTGTGCGAACTCCTTCTACAACCATGCCCATATCCTCAAGTACTTGATCCAGATTGGCTCCCTGGCCAAGTTTATAACCAGCTCGCCAATTTCGACTGTGAGAACTTGTACACGTTACGATCAAATCGCCAATTCCTGTCAGTCCTGAGAAAGTTAGAGGATTTGCACCCATAGAGGTTCCTAGTCTTGCAATTTCGGCTAGGCCCCTCGTAATTAAAGCTGCTTTAGCATTATCTCCAAATCCGAGACCATCAGAAATACCGGCACCCAGTGCAATGATATTCTTTAACGCTCCGCCGAGCTCAACACCGACCAAATCCGGTGACGTGTAAACTCTGAACTGTTCATTAATAAATAAATCCTGCACTGTGGAAGCAATGTTCAAGTCTTTAGCAGAAACCGTTACTGTAGTCGGGTGTTTTAAACTTACTTCCTCTGCATGGCTTGGACCAGAAAGGACAACAATATCATGATACAACTCTGCTGGAATTTCTTCTGATATAACTTCAGACACACGCTTATACGTCTCCGGTTCTATTCCTTTCGATGCGTGGGTAATCGTTACTTTTTGGGATAGATGAGGAATAAGCTGTTGACACACTTCACGCATTGCTTTCGTTGGTACAACAAGAATAATGTGTTTTGCATCAGACGTCACCGCAGCTAGATCCGAATATGCAGTAATATTCTCTGGAATCGTGATATCCTTTAAATATCGTTCATTTCTATGAGTCCTGTTAATTTCATCAGCATGATCCTCGCGATGTGTCCAAAGATGAACCTCATGGCCATTATCTGCTAACACGAGGGCCAGCGCTGTTCCCCAGCTTCCTGCTCCTAATACAGCAACCTTTTCCATGATTACATTCTCCTCCCGAAATTATTTAACTTCTCCTTCTAGCAAAAATCTTTATAGGTGTTCCTTCGAATCCAAATGCTTCACGAATTCGATTTTCAAGAAATCGTTCATAGGTGAAGTGCATCAATTCCGGATCATTTACAAATACCACAAAACTCGGCGGTTTTACAGCTACCTGTGTAGCATAGAAAATTTTAAGTTTTTGTCCCTTGATCGATGGGGTCGGATTCATGGCCAGTGCA encodes the following:
- the mtrB gene encoding trp RNA-binding attenuation protein MtrB; protein product: MTASENDFFVIRAEEDGVNVIGLTRGTDTRFHHSEKLDRGEVMIAQFTEHTSAVKVRGKAIIQTRHGEMSTEAE
- a CDS encoding HU family DNA-binding protein; its protein translation is MNKTDLINAVSEKAELSKKDATQAVDSVFESIMGSLKDGEKVQLIGFGNFEVRERAARKGRNPQTGEEIEISASKVPAFKPGKALKDAVK
- the spoIVA gene encoding stage IV sporulation protein A — its product is MEKVDIFSDISKRTNGDIYLGVVGAVRTGKSTFIKKFMELVVIPNMEEESERERALDELPQSAAGKTIMTTEPKFVPNQAATINIDEHLDIRVRMVDCVGYAVDGAVGYEDEHGPRMVHTPWYEEAIPFHEAAEIGTHKVIQEHSTIGVAVTTDGTIGEIAREDYIASEEKIVEELREVGKPFIMVVNSAQPHHESTERLRQELAEKYDIPVLALSVESMREQDVQNVLREALFEFPVLEVNVNLPSWVMVLDSRHWLRNNLQNAIEETVQDIKRLRDVDHVIGNFDQYEHITGAHISGMDLGEGVAEIDLQAPEHLYDHVLKEIVGEEIRGKDHLLEIMQDFAHAKREYDQVADALQMVKQTGYGIAAPTLEDMALDEPEIIRQGSRFGVRLKAVAPSIHMVKVDVQSEFSPIIGTEKQSEELVRYLMQDFEEDPLSIWNSDIFGRSLSSIVREGIQAKLSLMPENARYKLKDTLERIINEGSGGMIAIIL
- a CDS encoding DUF2768 domain-containing protein; the encoded protein is MSLSMLKMYISFAGILSLFIAIGLIYISRYKSKGLFSIITGIFAYLFMIFGGIVIMYIVFSGPTT
- a CDS encoding stage VI sporulation protein F; the protein is MSGFQKNIFDHLQKKANINPDDVYKVADSVKHADFTDEKTVRQLVKQLSSIAGKPVSKQKEDKIVEAIVKQNMPLDMNTLSKFLKG
- a CDS encoding NAD(P)H-dependent glycerol-3-phosphate dehydrogenase, whose amino-acid sequence is MEKVAVLGAGSWGTALALVLADNGHEVHLWTHREDHADEINRTHRNERYLKDITIPENITAYSDLAAVTSDAKHIILVVPTKAMREVCQQLIPHLSQKVTITHASKGIEPETYKRVSEVISEEIPAELYHDIVVLSGPSHAEEVSLKHPTTVTVSAKDLNIASTVQDLFINEQFRVYTSPDLVGVELGGALKNIIALGAGISDGLGFGDNAKAALITRGLAEIARLGTSMGANPLTFSGLTGIGDLIVTCTSSHSRNWRAGYKLGQGANLDQVLEDMGMVVEGVRTTKAAFQLSKTQNVDMPITTGIYSVLFEEADPKDVVTQLMTRIRRREMEDLTNILDDQMNN